In Streptomyces puniciscabiei, a single genomic region encodes these proteins:
- a CDS encoding ArnT family glycosyltransferase, with the protein MTTQYDQQSGTTVWGPPTGAPPHPPSQPHPHRAAGAPEGPFLRRLWRGRPEDPRWARPAFLGLLTATLLLYLYNLSASGYANSFYSAAVQAGSRSWKAFFFGSLDAGNAITVDKPSAFLWPMELSVRIFGLNSWAILTPEVLMGVGTVAVVYAAVRRRFSPAAGLIAGAVLALTPVAALMFRFDNPDAMLALLMALACYFVVRAVEDGRTRWLVWAGVAIGFAFLAKTLQAFLILPPLAIVYAVCGPVGLRKRLGQLALAAAALVVSGGWWVAIVELWPASSRPYIGGSQNNSFLELTFGYNGLGRINGDETGSVGGGGGGNGSGRWGATGWDRMFNSEIGSQISWLLPAALILLVAGLVATRKLKRTSVTRASFLVWGGSLLMTMVVFSYMAGIFHQYYTVALAPYLAAVVGMGAGLLWERRGETWASITLAASVVAAAVWGYVLLNRTSGYLPWLKWLLLVGGMAAALGLIFAGRISRQPALGAAAVGLVAALAGPTAYTLSTVNSAHTGSIPTAGPAGASTMGFGGGRGPGGNGGGMRGGFGGAMPGQQGQQGQQNGNGFPGGGGFGGGMPGQQGRNQQQGNGTARGQGHNGNGFPGVGGLLNGANVSSAAKQLLEKDASKYTWVAASVGSQNAAGYQLASGDPVMAIGGFNGTDPSPTPAQFKKYVAEGKIHYFIAGGGMGGVGGGTGGSSGGSSSQISSWVESNFKKVTVGSATFYDLTQKTSG; encoded by the coding sequence CCTCCGCAGACTGTGGCGCGGCCGCCCCGAGGACCCCCGCTGGGCGCGCCCGGCCTTCCTCGGCCTGCTCACCGCGACCCTCCTGCTCTACCTGTACAACCTCAGCGCCTCCGGCTACGCCAACTCCTTCTACTCGGCGGCCGTACAGGCGGGCAGCAGGTCCTGGAAGGCGTTCTTCTTCGGCTCGCTGGACGCGGGCAACGCCATCACCGTCGACAAGCCGTCGGCGTTCCTGTGGCCGATGGAGCTGTCGGTCAGGATCTTCGGCCTGAACTCGTGGGCGATCCTCACGCCCGAGGTGCTGATGGGCGTGGGCACGGTGGCGGTGGTCTACGCGGCGGTACGGCGCCGGTTCAGCCCGGCCGCGGGCCTGATCGCCGGCGCGGTGCTCGCGCTCACCCCGGTCGCCGCGCTGATGTTCCGGTTCGACAACCCGGACGCGATGCTGGCCCTGCTGATGGCGCTGGCCTGCTACTTCGTCGTACGGGCGGTGGAGGACGGCCGTACCAGGTGGCTGGTGTGGGCGGGTGTGGCGATCGGGTTCGCCTTCCTCGCCAAGACGCTGCAGGCCTTCCTGATCCTGCCGCCGCTGGCGATCGTCTACGCCGTCTGCGGACCGGTCGGGCTGCGCAAGCGGCTCGGTCAACTGGCCCTCGCCGCAGCCGCGTTGGTCGTCTCCGGCGGCTGGTGGGTCGCCATCGTCGAGCTGTGGCCGGCCTCCTCCCGCCCCTACATCGGCGGTTCGCAGAACAACAGCTTCCTGGAGCTGACCTTCGGCTACAACGGTCTCGGCCGCATCAACGGCGACGAGACCGGCAGCGTCGGGGGCGGGGGCGGGGGGAACGGCTCCGGCCGCTGGGGCGCCACGGGCTGGGACCGGATGTTCAACTCCGAGATCGGCAGCCAGATCTCCTGGCTGCTCCCGGCCGCACTGATCCTGCTGGTCGCGGGTCTCGTGGCCACCCGGAAGCTGAAGCGGACGTCGGTGACGCGGGCCTCGTTCCTGGTCTGGGGCGGCTCGCTGCTGATGACCATGGTGGTCTTCAGCTACATGGCGGGCATCTTCCACCAGTACTACACGGTGGCCCTGGCTCCCTACCTGGCGGCCGTCGTCGGCATGGGCGCCGGGCTGCTGTGGGAGCGGCGGGGGGAGACCTGGGCGTCGATCACGCTCGCCGCGTCGGTGGTGGCCGCCGCTGTCTGGGGGTACGTGCTGCTCAACCGTACGTCCGGCTATCTGCCCTGGCTGAAGTGGCTGCTGCTGGTCGGCGGTATGGCGGCCGCGCTGGGCCTGATCTTCGCCGGTCGGATCTCCCGGCAGCCGGCCCTCGGGGCGGCGGCGGTGGGCCTGGTGGCCGCGCTCGCCGGTCCGACGGCGTACACCCTCAGTACGGTGAACTCCGCGCACACCGGGTCCATCCCGACGGCCGGTCCGGCGGGCGCGAGCACGATGGGCTTCGGCGGCGGCCGGGGGCCGGGCGGCAACGGCGGAGGCATGCGCGGCGGCTTCGGTGGCGCGATGCCGGGGCAGCAGGGTCAGCAGGGCCAGCAGAACGGCAACGGCTTCCCGGGCGGCGGCGGCTTCGGCGGCGGTATGCCGGGGCAGCAGGGCCGGAACCAGCAGCAGGGCAACGGCACCGCACGGGGCCAGGGCCACAACGGCAACGGCTTCCCCGGCGTCGGCGGCCTGCTGAACGGCGCGAACGTCTCCTCCGCCGCCAAGCAGCTGCTGGAGAAGGACGCCTCGAAGTACACCTGGGTGGCCGCGTCCGTCGGTTCGCAGAACGCGGCCGGCTACCAGCTCGCCTCCGGTGACCCGGTGATGGCGATCGGCGGCTTCAACGGCACCGACCCGTCCCCGACGCCGGCGCAGTTCAAGAAGTACGTGGCGGAAGGGAAGATCCACTACTTCATCGCCGGCGGCGGCATGGGCGGCGTGGGCGGTGGCACGGGCGGCAGCAGCGGCGGCAGCTCCTCGCAGA